A single genomic interval of Helianthus annuus cultivar XRQ/B chromosome 13, HanXRQr2.0-SUNRISE, whole genome shotgun sequence harbors:
- the LOC110901614 gene encoding protein FAR1-RELATED SEQUENCE 5-like, which produces MEVDGSPSSVVPLRSPDYLISNNFMNSGFHTDEVMDNDQASQDSGYANMPGAGSGSPQGPSVFAESSRTPLDGRAHPHFVFDTPQGTRYWIPNVADKFIPVCGKSYPTFDAVVSMYELYAFEAGFSVKKGQTKVWNGIPTHKYLRCSKYGKPQSKRTFDTLDESSVGPRRTNFTWCDCKESILVSIFNDTYTVLSFNDIHNHELLENYNRDLSKISRKLSFSTKQFIHNMSLNRIGPMRAYRCLVALKGGHHNFNGTPVDFKNFSHQLRIFIGERDAQVFLERLRERFDNLPNFYFDYTVSTGKLSSVFWADEISKLNYKDFGDVLAFDATYSTNRYKMVFVPFTGVDHHFQCVTFGAGLISTESIESYVWLLKAFLKAHGTQPTLVLSDKDPSMLQAVPMVFTESRHRLCMWHIMKKLPSKISADLLDNTNVRSCIHRLVWNVYIKPETFESRWNDLLETFGLQDHTWLNDMYNIKHLWVPAYFRELPMCCLMKTTSRCESSNAAFKVNSTSANTLVQFMMCFENRVDSQRYRQRVSEYKTSSMVFKGNTDLAIEQHAFAIYTNAVFAQVQKEIIKGKFLCYITNQTESSNTTLLIDVTHLDKRNNITNVYQTTPPVAHAGISHVSDISVAMSFASID; this is translated from the exons ATGGAAGTTGATGGTTCTCCATCATCTGTAGTGCCTTTGAGATCACCGGATTATCTGATCTCCAACAACTTCATGAACAGCGGTTTCCATACTGACGAGGTTATGGATAATGATCAAG CATCCCAAGATTCTGGCTACGCTAACATGCCGGGTGCTGGTTCTGGATCACCTCAGGGCCCTTCTGTGTTTGCTGAATCATCTCGCACCCCTTTAGATG GGCGAGCGCATCCACACTTCGTTTTTGATACGCCTCAGGGAACCCGTTACTGGATTCCTAACGTCGCTGATAAGTTCATACCAGTGTGTGGGAAATCTTATCCAACATTTGATGCTGTTGTTTCCATGTATGAACTTTATGCGTTTGAAGCTGGTTTTTCTGTTAAAAAAGGCCAAACTAAAGTCTGGAATGGAATTCCCACACACAAGTATCTTCGCTGCTCAAAATACGGGAAACCACAATCCAAGAGGACTTTTGACACACTAGATGAATCTTCTGTAGGGCCTAGGAGAACCAACTTTACATGGTGTGACTGTAAGGAAAGCATTCTAGTCTCAATCTTTAATGATACATACACAGTTCTGAGTTTCAATGATATACATAATCATGAACTTCTTGAGAATTACAACCGTGATCTTAGCAAGATATCACGGAAGCTGTCATTCTCCACCAAACAATTCATTCACAATATGAGTCTAAACCGTATCGGACCCATGAGAGCTTATAGATGTCTTGTAGCTTTAAAAGGGGGGCATCACAATTTCAACGGGACTCCGGtggattttaaaaattttagccACCAGTTGCGAATTTTTATTGGTGAACGCGACGCACAAGTTTTCCTTGAACGCTTGCGTGAGCGCTTTGACAACCTACCCAACTTCTATTTTGATTACACGGTATCGACTGGAAAGTTGTCTTCTGTATTCTGGGCTGATGAGATTTCAAAGCTAAACTACAAAGATTTTGGCGATGTCCTCGCCTTCGACGCGACTTACAGCACTAACAG GTACAAGATGGTTTTTGTGCCATTCACGGGTGTGGATCATCATTTCCAATGTGTTACATTTGGTGCGGGTTTGATATCAACCGAGTCCATTGAATCTTATGTGTGGTTGCTTAAGGCTTTTTTGAAGGCACACGGTACTCAACCAACTCTCGTGTTGAGTGATAAAGACCCATCCATGCTTCAAGCTGTTCCTATGGTCTTTACCGAATCACGCCACCGTCTATGCATGTGGCATATAATGAAAAAACTACCCTCCAAG ATCTCCGCGGACCTTCTTGACAACACTAATGTTCGGTCCTGCATTCACCGGTTGGTTTGGAATGTTTATATCAAACCAGAAACGTTTGAGTCCCGCTGGAATGACCTCCTAGAAACATTTGGCCTACAAGACCACACTTGGTTGAACGACATgtacaacatcaaacatctttgGGTACCAGCCTACTTCAGGGAACTGCCAATGtgttgcttgatgaagaccaCTTCACGCTGTGAAAGCTCTAACGCTGCCTTCAAGGTTAACTCAACAAGCGCAAACACCCTTGTACAATTTATGATGTGCTTTGAAAATAGGGTAGACAGCCAACGCTATCGTCAACGTGTATCGGAGTACAAAACCTCATCCATGGTGTTCAAGGGCAATACTGATTTAGCGATAGAACAGCACGCGTTCGCCATTTACACAAACGCTGTTTTTGCACAAGTTCAAAAGGAGATAATTAAAGGGAAGTTTTTATGCTACATCACAAACCAAACCGAGTCCAGCAATACCACTCTTTTGATAGACGTCACTCATTTGGACAAAAGGAACAACATCACAAACGTCTATCag ACCACTCCTCCAGTTGCTCATGCAGGAATTTCACACGTATCGGATATCTCTGTCGCCATGTCTTTTGCGTCTATCGATTGA